A region of Vigna radiata var. radiata cultivar VC1973A chromosome 6, Vradiata_ver6, whole genome shotgun sequence DNA encodes the following proteins:
- the LOC106764231 gene encoding methyltransferase-like protein 2 isoform X1 — MEGEHKSQKLSLFYESGVYSFDDSNAVFVDSVRVLNRFYHRFSVSPSLYYSRFFKTQTTPNAVSSTVTPSPRKRKRKRRESRPLNERELIALQRHQEARPLLLAAHECLLKSTEVLNALKTLKSEPSCSTKECDGGQRSFVDLGHVAPQLEVTLSLRLSDNDADPHPLPKDLDDLPSGQCCVEKVLRAFNNLVANDTQDDAVAKILSNSYIMPRESCFYMSDLGQIRNLIPAHADSGFNLIMVDPPWENASAHQKSRYQTLPNRYFLSLPIKQLTHTEGALVALWVTNREKLRCFIEAELFPTWGVSYAATFYWLKVKENGSLICDLDLFHHRPYECLILGYSPGKVNNTDNLSEFKPVKNDRVIMSIPGDYSRKPQIADLLLEHVPGLKPPRCIELFAREILAGWVSWGNEPLYFQDSKHFVKKMIQ; from the exons ATGGAAGGAGAACACAAATCGCAGAAACTTTCGTTGTTTTACGAATCTGGTGTATACTCCTTCGATGATTCAAACGCCGTTTTCGTGGACTCCGTCCGCGTTCTCAACCGTTTTTACCACCGCTTCAGCGTTTCTCCTTCACTCTACTATTCTCGTTTCTTCAAAACCCAAACAACCCCCAACGCCGTCTCCTCCACCGTCACTCCCTCTCCCAGGAAGCGGAAGCGGAAACGGAGAGAATCTCGACCGTTGAACGAGAGAGAGCTAATCGCTCTACAGCGTCACCAG GAAGCGAGGCCACTGTTGTTGGCGGCGCACGAGTGTTTGCTGAAATCAACTGAAGTGTTGAATGCTTTGAAAACTCTGAAGAGTGAACCGAGTTGCTCAACGAAGGAGTGTGACGGTGGTCAACGCTCTTTCGTTGACCTGGGACACGTGGCTCCTCAGCTTGAGGTAACGCTAAGTTTACGTCTCAGTGACAATGACGCTGACCCTCACCCGCTCCCAAAGGATTTAGATG ACCTTCCCAGTGGGCAATGCTGTGTAGAGAAGGTACTCCGTGCTTTTAATAATTTGGTTGCTAATGACACCCAGGATGATGCAGTGGCTAAAATTTTGAGCAATTCCTATATAATGCCTCGGGAGAGTTGCTTTTACATG TCTGATCTGGGACAGATTCGCAATCTAATTCCTG cTCATGCTGATTCTGGCTTCAACCTCATAATGGTGGATCCACCTTGGGAAAATGCTAGTGCCCACCAAAAATCAAG GTACCAAACCTTGCCCAACAGGTATTTTTTATCCCTTCCTATAAAGCAACTCACTCACACTGAAGGAGCACTTGTAGCCTTATGGGTGACCAACAGAGAGAAGCTACGATGTTTCATTGAGGCAGAGCTTTTTCCTACCTGGGGAGTCAGTTATGCTGCTACTTTTTATTGGTTAAAG GTGAAAGAAAACGGATCCTTGATTTGTGATTTAGATCTCTTCCATCATAGGCCGTATGAATGCCTGATCTTGGGATATAGTCCTGGGAAG GTAAATAATACTGATAATCTATCAGAGTTTAAACCTGTGAAGAATGATCGGGTGATTATGAGCATTCCTGGGGATTACTCAAGGAAACCCCAAATTGCAG ATTTATTACTGGAGCACGTTCCTGGACTCAAACCTCCTCGATGTATAGAGCTATTTGCTAGAGAGATTTTGGCTGGATGGGTTTCTTGGGGAAATGAACCCCTCTACTTTCAAGATTCTAAacattttgttaaaaagatgATTCAATGA
- the LOC106764231 gene encoding methyltransferase-like protein 2 isoform X2: protein MEGEHKSQKLSLFYESGVYSFDDSNAVFVDSVRVLNRFYHRFSVSPSLYYSRFFKTQTTPNAVSSTVTPSPRKRKRKRRESRPLNERELIALQRHQEARPLLLAAHECLLKSTEVLNALKTLKSEPSCSTKECDGGQRSFVDLGHVAPQLEVTLSLRLSDNDADPHPLPKDLDDLPSGQCCVEKVLRAFNNLVANDTQDDAVAKILSNSYIMPRESCFYMSDLGQIRNLIPAHADSGFNLIMVDPPWENASAHQKSRYFLSLPIKQLTHTEGALVALWVTNREKLRCFIEAELFPTWGVSYAATFYWLKVKENGSLICDLDLFHHRPYECLILGYSPGKVNNTDNLSEFKPVKNDRVIMSIPGDYSRKPQIADLLLEHVPGLKPPRCIELFAREILAGWVSWGNEPLYFQDSKHFVKKMIQ from the exons ATGGAAGGAGAACACAAATCGCAGAAACTTTCGTTGTTTTACGAATCTGGTGTATACTCCTTCGATGATTCAAACGCCGTTTTCGTGGACTCCGTCCGCGTTCTCAACCGTTTTTACCACCGCTTCAGCGTTTCTCCTTCACTCTACTATTCTCGTTTCTTCAAAACCCAAACAACCCCCAACGCCGTCTCCTCCACCGTCACTCCCTCTCCCAGGAAGCGGAAGCGGAAACGGAGAGAATCTCGACCGTTGAACGAGAGAGAGCTAATCGCTCTACAGCGTCACCAG GAAGCGAGGCCACTGTTGTTGGCGGCGCACGAGTGTTTGCTGAAATCAACTGAAGTGTTGAATGCTTTGAAAACTCTGAAGAGTGAACCGAGTTGCTCAACGAAGGAGTGTGACGGTGGTCAACGCTCTTTCGTTGACCTGGGACACGTGGCTCCTCAGCTTGAGGTAACGCTAAGTTTACGTCTCAGTGACAATGACGCTGACCCTCACCCGCTCCCAAAGGATTTAGATG ACCTTCCCAGTGGGCAATGCTGTGTAGAGAAGGTACTCCGTGCTTTTAATAATTTGGTTGCTAATGACACCCAGGATGATGCAGTGGCTAAAATTTTGAGCAATTCCTATATAATGCCTCGGGAGAGTTGCTTTTACATG TCTGATCTGGGACAGATTCGCAATCTAATTCCTG cTCATGCTGATTCTGGCTTCAACCTCATAATGGTGGATCCACCTTGGGAAAATGCTAGTGCCCACCAAAAATCAAG GTATTTTTTATCCCTTCCTATAAAGCAACTCACTCACACTGAAGGAGCACTTGTAGCCTTATGGGTGACCAACAGAGAGAAGCTACGATGTTTCATTGAGGCAGAGCTTTTTCCTACCTGGGGAGTCAGTTATGCTGCTACTTTTTATTGGTTAAAG GTGAAAGAAAACGGATCCTTGATTTGTGATTTAGATCTCTTCCATCATAGGCCGTATGAATGCCTGATCTTGGGATATAGTCCTGGGAAG GTAAATAATACTGATAATCTATCAGAGTTTAAACCTGTGAAGAATGATCGGGTGATTATGAGCATTCCTGGGGATTACTCAAGGAAACCCCAAATTGCAG ATTTATTACTGGAGCACGTTCCTGGACTCAAACCTCCTCGATGTATAGAGCTATTTGCTAGAGAGATTTTGGCTGGATGGGTTTCTTGGGGAAATGAACCCCTCTACTTTCAAGATTCTAAacattttgttaaaaagatgATTCAATGA